The genomic segment CCCAAGCTGGTTTGACTTCGTATAAAGGGATACCATAGGTCCACTGCTTAGAGCATAGCACTAACCGGTTTAAGACGCTGTGTTTCATCTTCGGTTTCTGAATCTTTTTGGTTCTTTGCGTCTTGAAGAAGGAAAGCCAGTCTGTCCGAGTTATTCCAGCTGCCGAGGTATTCTAGCGTCTCAATTGCCTGGGAAGACACAGTAATTATACAATTCTGATGAGTTATATGTACCCAGAAATAATCTTCTAGAATAACCAGATAAATGTCAGGGGAGCAAGCAAGAGTGCTTTATGTTAGGCACAGACATGGGTGGGGTCCTAACCAAGGGGAACCTAGTGTTATGGCACAGAGCATGGATATAGGACTAACCAGGGGCACCTAGTGTTATGGCACGGAGaatgggtggtggtgtaacCAGGAACTTGTGTCAGGGCGCAAAACATGGGAAAGGGTGTACCCAGGGGCAGGGTGTACCCATTGGGGTATCTAGTGTCAAGGCAGACCTTGGCAGGGTTGCAACCAGTAACTAGTGTTCAGTGTACATAATATTTACAGGGGTGTAACCAGGGACTATTGCCAGGGTGCAGACTATAGGTGGGACAAAGGGTGCACAGTTtacaaaactttgttttgatttaaaatTGAAGGAGCAAACCTCAGTCAAGTTAATACCCAGGTGGACAAACACCCTGGCTTGTAAGAGCCTGCACTCTCTATCCTCAGGGCATAGCATACGCTTCAGTTCTAGCACATGCCTTAGACATCTTAACCTGGAACAAAATGAAAAGATCATTTTCATGTCAGCTATACATTgatcccccccaaaaaataaaacagaaatgCTTTCATAGCCTCGTCGCAGCAAACTAGTCAGGTTATGAGCAAACTGTATCATCAGTGACACAACCACAATTTGTTCTGCTTACCTGCTATCAAGCCTAGTTGTTGTCTGACAGACATAAATTATGTTTGAGAGCATTCTTATCCACACATCTCTGGCAGAAGCAAGTTGAGGCTCGATATTGCCTGCATGAATCCCTCTGAGCATAGGTGAAATTAAATTCATGCATTGATCCTTTGATAAAAACCGTCCTCCATTGAAGCAGTCAATATATTGGTAATCTGAACCATCAGCAGCCcttgaaagaaaaacagacaggtaaactggtgataaatGTGTAATCTGCAACTGCAACTTCTCAAGACTTACTGCAGATCATGATTACATTTCCATCGAAGTAAGAAGTGATTGGGAAAATTGACCTGGATGTTTTAAAAGCAAACAAGCACAATTAATTTACTTTAATCTCCTTTTGGACAACATACCAATAGAAAGGTACTCACTGGCTCTACTTTAACTCCAAGTCGTCGAGCAATAGCAGTAAAGACAACAGCCAATGTTATTGGAATTCCCTTCTTTCTCTCAAGCACCTACAAATTGTGAAATTGAAACCACTCAATAAGTCTCTACTTTTTCATCATTTCTTTGCTGACCTTTCATCAGCATCATCTACTgcattttagttttctttaccttttttctttaagTTTTTCACctatatggggggggggggggggggagtggatAGGTTCATGGATCAgcggattcggccccgaaGGCTCATGGATTATGGATTTTGATGATTGTTTCAGCGGATTGGGgaattttggaaatacggcaGATCACGGATCTGTCAACAATTTGGGCTcagatttcggattttgactgctttgacggtccaATTTCGgaatttaaatgaatttcaattgattttttttgttatctgtcaaaccatgcagATCTAAAAATTTAcatacatatacatacatacccctattcacccccccccccccccccccccgccctaTATGCTTTTTTAGTAATTTGAATAACCAGTCTCTTAAAAAGCTGTTGAACATAATGGAAGCATGTTCCATATCTCCCCCACACCCCTTGGTCCCTTATTCCTGGAAATCTGTCAATTCAAATGCTAATGCAAATACATTTATCAATTTTCCAAATATATAGCTCGTGAGCCAAGAAGACAAGTGGTCCACTGTCCCCAATGTAGAGCCAGGTTTTTTACACCCCAGAAGAAATCCAAAGCTGGCCTGCCACGGGTTTTAAAATTGGACATCATGCTTGGAAGACAAAGCCAATATCACTGAGCAATTGTGCCACTCTAGCAAGATACAGCTTGTTCTGGGACGCCACAAAGCAGTATTCTAAAGTAGTCTAGCCTACATTAAAAGAGAGAGGTTCAAATTACCAATATATACCTCATTGATCATTGAATTGTCCAAGTCATAATAATCCTCTGTGTTGCCTGAGAAATTTTCTTTGGTAAACATGACATCACGGACAGCTTCTAAAAATCTTTGATCCGTCACAGGACAAGTGGTGTCTTGGAGCTCAGTTGAGACAGCTACTGTTTGTCTGACCTCTTCGGTTAAGCGTTCAAGCTCTTGGCTAACTTTATTTGTGATCTCTGAAGGCTTATCGTATTGAACCCATTGTGCTATAAGCACAGCCCCTGTAAAGGGAAAGAGTCAGTGTGTTAATACTGAAAGTGGAGAAGCAAAGCCTTTACCGCCGAGCTATTTTCTAAATTTCAAGCTCAATTTCCATTTAAACCTAAAACATATTTCTGTCGTCAGACATGACTTGTCTGGCATTAGCATAGTGTGCCTTAATATACTATCTTGATTTGACAATTGTATCTGTGCCATTGTAATTCAGCATCCAACATGTGAGTGATGATAAGCTacccaatattttattttatttttgtataagCATGCCTTATATGTGAGTCCTTTTAGGTAAGTTCTGCTAAAGTACCTACCATTCACAAGAGTCTGCTCTTCTTCTGGCTTGCATAGAAGGGATTCCCACTCCTTTATGAGTTTAAATCTTTGCAAGCAAGCTAACAGTCTGTCTGCATAGTGCTTGTGAGTCAGGTCTTGTACACTGAAGCATGAATGATACAAATGAACAATTTCTACACTGTATGTAGCATCATTTTCTAGCAATTAGAGTAGAAAACACCCACATACATTTTGTGGTGGTGAGGTCAGTGTATGAAGGAGAAGGCAAATTTCAAACTATAGACCTAAAAAAACCTTGAAAACAGCAATGAAAATCTAGTGAAAAAGAGGGTAAAAAGAAAGAGGGTGATTCTATAAGTAATAATCTTGTGATGAGCTACAAAACCTTGTGATTTTTGTGAAGACACCTCAAATCTTTTGACAGATGGCTTATACCGTACatgtgagttgacagctatgaagagaggggaggggaggatgtACATAATTAATGAGaatgaaacaaaaaaggaaTTCCTGTATAATTCCTCCACCCCGCATAAAAAACTTTAACAAACGTAATGTTTTCCCTGCCCATAATTTTGCACCCCCTAAAATGCTTTGTATCTCCCCCTTATAAATTGATAACATTGTTCACCTACTGTATATAATGTATTTCATGCATGTGTGTGGAATTAAAAAATTGCTCACCTCAAATCCACCTCAATCAATTCAACCAATGTATTCTCTATATGGCCCTTGCTATCACAGTCATGCATTTCTATTATATCAGTCATATCTGTGTACTGTTTGTCAGGAACGTCTGCTTTAAAGAATGCATTTCTGGTCAACCTTTCTATAAGATGCAGTACTTTCTGCTCAATTTGCAATCTCTCCCGAAACACCTGTCGCCAGTCCTCTGATGAAAACTTTCGCCAGACCTTCCATCTGCAGTAAAGATATGACCAAGATCAGTGTCAATGACTTGGGTTGAAAAGGCTTTCCTCGGGACGGGTCCAGCATTTCCCAAAGAAAGGGGTGTCACAGGCCTACAGGACAGTGATGTACCAATACATCAAACATCTGGCATGAAATAATTGTGTGTAATTTTGCTCTAATATACAACTTTTCACTGCATTTTCACTATATGGAGCAACACTTTTTGTATTTGAAACTACAATAGGGATTTGCCGATAAGCCAATGGGAAGAGCTTTCTGTATCTGCAACACAACACCACCTGACGACTGCGATAAGGTTATTCATCTTTATTGTTTTGACAAAGGTATTATTGTAATTACATCGCGCCATTGTTACCTCTCTCTACAACAACAGCAATTGTCTGGAATTTTTAAGAAAGGCATTTTTAGGTTGCAATGGGTCTTCTTGACGCGCTTATTTTCATTAGGAGCTTAAATCCATCAGGAGAAGTCACTTTACCTGCGAACACATCTTCGTCTCCACACTTCATTGCTCGTCGCTATCGCATTGAAACGACTGCAGACTTGAGCAAATCGGCAAATATCTCTGTGATCCAGTAAGTCATAAGCGAGAATCATGTCAACAAGCTCGTCAGCAAGAGTCATAATCGATACTTTCGCTCCGTCTGAatcagccgccatcttgggttATGTAAACACAGGCAAACCGGAAAATATCAATTATATTGGGAGTCCTGTGTTTTTTTGCTTATTCGATCGGAAATGGCCTGGGGTAGTGGGAGAGATTTGAGGAATACTTCTCTTTGGACTGCAGATAGCCTTATTGCTATAACATTTTCTGTGGTTACTATGATGATGTTTTTCTCGATGGTtctatcattttattttaaactgAAGGTACATTTCAAAAATATTGCGTTGATGTGACGTCATTAGGGAGAACTTGTTATAGGACGCCGAAATAGGTATCTCGTTATAAACCAATTGGATTGAAGCGATTCTTATAGTTAGTCCAATCAGTGCGTGCGGTGGGGCGAGGAAGAGCCCAGCCAACAGCCTCCCCAGAATAATCAATGTGATGGTAACTTGGTGAAGAGAGTTGTCTCGGAGTGTTTTTTTACTAGTATCAACATTGTTTCATCGGTGGCGAAGGTTTGCGGATCCTGTGGCAATCTATTCCTTGACAAGGTCAGTTGCAGTGAATTTCTAGGTTAAAACGATGCCTTTAGCTTATCCCTACAATGATTTACTACGGGTGTGGCCCCATAGACGCTTTGAAATTCAAAATCGCGGGAAACTTGAGTAAGTAGTATAGCGACATGGTATAGCGAGTTTGAAACCTTGACGGTTGTTACTAAATCTATCTACAGATGTCTGAAAGGAAAGCAGTAATAAAAAATGCCGACATGGCAGAAGATATGCAAACTGATGCTATTGAATGCGCCACACAAGCACTAGAGAAATTCAACATCGAGAAAGACATCGCGGCTTTCATCAAGAAAGAGTTTGACAAGAAATACAACCCTACATGGCATTGCATCGTTGGCAGGAACTTCGGCTCTTATGTGACACACGAGACCAAGCATTTTATCTACTTTTACCTCGGACAAGTTGCTATTCTGTTGTTCAAGTCTGGATGAATAAAGAACATTATTTCCTGAGGCGAACATTTGATGATAAATTTAGTCAATGCAATTGCAAAAGCCATTCGATGTTTCCCGAAAGTGTACGCCCAAAATAGCTGTACAAATATCTTATTCAAACATTTCGTTAAAAAGGTTGATCACATTCCTTTCTCAATTTATTCCCGTTTGTCTTTCCGCATAGTTGCAtgctaatgttttttttcgttttcaaaCATGAcgattttgtaaaataaaatggaCGCCTATCAACAGACAACTAATTTCGTTATGCAATTACAGCGACAAGatgtgtatatatatatttagtaGTTAAAGAGTTtaaattgacaaaaaatacTTGGCTTGAAAAAAGTTGGcggtttatttttctttgttgttAGTTACTACCAGGGAGAtgagaccccccccccccccccacacacacacaattgTAAACGCTTTTTCAAATAAGAGTGGTTTCGTATAAATGGAACATTAGTACTAACTTGGGATGGTGCTGGAGCAAGTTCAGCCACAAATAAAATCATTTCAACAAAACATGTAACAAATAATTTTCCTGTATTTgttctttgtattttattcgGGCACAGGCcggtacccaggatttttcttggggtggggtggtgaaATTCGAGAAAGGGGACCTGATTTttcttgaggggggggggaggagcaAGTCGATAAAAAAACACCCCTGAAAGAGCATATGCCTTTGCCTCATCTCCAAGATATGTTTATCTCCAGATTTGGTTACAATAAAGTAActgacttatggattgatggcataccagagtgatctagcttatgctttacagtttTGTCAACAAAAAGCACGTCTATTACCCTATtgagaaacaaaaacagactttcgcccccccccccctccctcccctggGGCACATCAGACCTCAGAATGAAACAAgaagtttgttctttttgTAGTTCATATCAGCAATTTCAAACAGAATATGTTCTTGCAGACATCCTTCGGGTGCACATAGatgtcatgaaaaaaaaatcgatgtcCCATCACACCCAAGCTATGCAGCTGCCTTGCTTAACTTGTTCCATAGACTTGAAAACAACATGCACGTTAGAAGATTTGGAACCTAAGGCCTGGAGGAACAGAGTTCTAATAGGCCGAATCTTAGTAAACCACAAATTTCCCTCTTAATTGGCAATATATAACTTTTATGCAATGCACTGTTCGATAGAAAATCCAGTCCAGTTACGTTGCATGATCTGAACTATTACCCTGTGGCGCATGAACTGTCCACGTGCCAGTCAAAATGTGCCTGACCAATCCTGCTGCCCTTGCCACCCGATGTGACAGGATCatatttaacaaaaacattacaccaaaaactggtattcgactcagACAAATTTTCATCTTTAATTAGACTTTTTTTCTGCcttgaagaagtcttattaaagacgacatatttattcttctggttcatgAACACAACAATTTGGCTTTATGTATTTATTCACAAAAACGTTAGATGCATCCTCAGAAATAGAAATACATCCTCAAGCACCCAGGGCATCAAGGTAAGCACAAGGAGGCACGAGAACAAGACAGTGGATGGGGTCAGGAGAGAAGAGAGTCTTCGTAATCAAGCATAACCAAGACATAAACCATTTAGAGTAGTGTTTATTTTCAAGCAAATGCTGCAATTGAACAATGTTAGTGAAAAGGgacaaaaaaataaggaaaaaagcTAGTTGTCCTTTTTGGaaggtaaaaaaagaaaacattgtaGGGGAAATATTCAAACCATTTAGTTGTTTATTAGAAAGCATACCACCTCAATGTAATGCCTCCAGAGTGCCAAGTCCCTGATATCAGTGATCCAGATAAGGGTGACATTACATGATCCACCAAAGAGAAGAGTGAAATCAATGATCCAATCCAACTGCTAAActccaaaataaaaacaagtccGTCCTGAATCCATCCCTATTGCTATCCATGTTTATCCATGGTGATCCCTTTTCCCTTCCAATGTTAAATGCATCCCTTTATCTGTTACAAGACAAGTGAAAGTATTGTCATTAAAACGTCAAATACACACTTTGAACATCACAAATTTACTGCCAAGGAATTCTAGGAAATATGGTGCATATTTTGTGGTCAGTAAAGGTAAACTTTATTTCGAACCATGGCTAGAAGCAactacaaaaaagaaaaaaaaactgatatATGAGTAGAAAAAGTAATCGCGGAAGTGGTTAAATTAAAACTAAGGCTACATAGGCTAAAAACCTATGCATACCATATTCCAGTGAATGATCCAATCCGGTCTTTAGAAGACAGATCCTGTGTCCTGTCCGACATTTGGCAAGTTCACATGCCCTTTATGGGTCCTGAATGAAATATGCATGATTTCCCTTGCACATGTCATCTACAAAATAAGGCCATACAAATTTCAAGCTATACACATTTGCAACATTTAAAAAAGTGCCATTCAACGAAATGTCTACTTGACTGGATGCGAAAAACATGACTATAAAAACAACTTCCTGGCCTCAGTATCAGCCTATAGTTATAATACGAATGT from the Nematostella vectensis chromosome 4, jaNemVect1.1, whole genome shotgun sequence genome contains:
- the LOC5516593 gene encoding F-box only protein 21 isoform X1, giving the protein MAADSDGAKVSIMTLADELVDMILAYDLLDHRDICRFAQVCSRFNAIATSNEVWRRRCVRRWKVWRKFSSEDWRQVFRERLQIEQKVLHLIERLTRNAFFKADVPDKQYTDMTDIIEMHDCDSKGHIENTLVELIEVDLSVQDLTHKHYADRLLACLQRFKLIKEWESLLCKPEEEQTLVNGAVLIAQWVQYDKPSEITNKVSQELERLTEEVRQTVAVSTELQDTTCPVTDQRFLEAVRDVMFTKENFSGNTEDYYDLDNSMINEVLERKKGIPITLAVVFTAIARRLGVKVEPVNFPNHFLLRWKCNHDLQAADGSDYQYIDCFNGGRFLSKDQCMNLISPMLRGIHAGNIEPQLASARDVWIRMLSNIIYVCQTTTRLDSRLRCLRHVLELKRMLCPEDRECRLLQARVFVHLGINLTEAIETLEYLGSWNNSDRLAFLLQDAKNQKDSETEDETQRLKPKLRSDPRHSKVIYKVGMVMRHRRYHYGCVIWGWDPFCNMSDAWIQQMGVDRLPNGRSQPFYNVLGDDGTSRYAAEENLVIETGQEFNRHPDLGKYFKAWKGHRYIPNYVLQNIYPEDNLDA
- the LOC5516593 gene encoding F-box only protein 21 isoform X2, yielding MTDIIEMHDCDSKGHIENTLVELIEVDLSVQDLTHKHYADRLLACLQRFKLIKEWESLLCKPEEEQTLVNGAVLIAQWVQYDKPSEITNKVSQELERLTEEVRQTVAVSTELQDTTCPVTDQRFLEAVRDVMFTKENFSGNTEDYYDLDNSMINEVLERKKGIPITLAVVFTAIARRLGVKVEPVNFPNHFLLRWKCNHDLQAADGSDYQYIDCFNGGRFLSKDQCMNLISPMLRGIHAGNIEPQLASARDVWIRMLSNIIYVCQTTTRLDSRLRCLRHVLELKRMLCPEDRECRLLQARVFVHLGINLTEAIETLEYLGSWNNSDRLAFLLQDAKNQKDSETEDETQRLKPKLRSDPRHSKVIYKVGMVMRHRRYHYGCVIWGWDPFCNMSDAWIQQMGVDRLPNGRSQPFYNVLGDDGTSRYAAEENLVIETGQEFNRHPDLGKYFKAWKGHRYIPNYVLQNIYPEDNLDA
- the LOC5516649 gene encoding dynein light chain LC6, flagellar outer arm, which encodes MSERKAVIKNADMAEDMQTDAIECATQALEKFNIEKDIAAFIKKEFDKKYNPTWHCIVGRNFGSYVTHETKHFIYFYLGQVAILLFKSG